The genomic window TGTCTTCAGCTCGTCTATTTTACTATAACTTTCAACATTTCGCTTATCATTTGTCTTTCTCTTATTCTTTTCCCCTCtaatgaaatctttttttttggtctcaGTGGTATGGACTTGTTCGCTTGTGATTCTATGTTGAATTCACTACGTTTGGTGGAAACCAAAAAGGCGAATGTGAATTGGTACATCTATACACATGAAACTCGATTGGTTCTTCTTGCATCAGGACTGCAATGCAAGACATTTAATGGATTTCAGGTGAACTCCTAGAAAAGTacaaaaagatgaattttGCTATGTGAAAGAGCTTTTCCAACTTTGTTACGTATAGGTTGCATCCAGTTAATTTGATGTTCATGGCCTTAAGATATATATGCTACAGTTTTCATTCAGCTTTTATGGTCGAgttaacaattaaataacttaaaatatgATCCACTTTTCCAGCTTTCCACTGCAGGAGTTGTTCGTTTACCGAGATTTGAGATGACAATGGCTAGATCTGAATCAAACAGTAAACCTATTCTCTCTGCTGGAGATCTCCACTTAGTCACTGTGTATGATTCTTCTATGTGTTCCTCTTTTCCTCCTATTTTTTGTCATTATCGCACTACGTACCTTGAGAGTAAATCTGTATCATTCTCTTTCAGCTATGGCCGAATATATTGCTTACAAGTGGACAGGGAGGCAATGCTACTGCATCTATACAGGTTCTACCGTGATGCAGTCGTCCAACAAGTTAGTTTACTTTTCCTTAGTTCCTGATATCTGGTTATTCAGATGCCATTTAGGCAAGTCTACTATATGTTCAATAAAGATCATGTGTGCATTTAGATCAGCAAacttctaaaatttaaaagttgcAAGTTCATAGGAAAATCATTACACATGAATTACTCTAATTGCAACTGCAAGAGGAGGGTAACCTATACGAAGTTGATGCTaatattactttttctttagttatGTTACTAATTTGGCATTGCAAAACAACTTATCTTGTGTTCTGGACATGAGATCATTTTCCAAAGTTCTGCTCTTTATTTGTTCATTGGATTGGCTCTTATTTACAGGGTTCTTTACCAATATACTCAAGCAAGTTGTCGGTGAATGTGGTCGACAATTTATTGCTTGTGCACCAAATCGATGCAAAGGTTGTCATCATCTACGACTTATTTGTGGATTCTCGAGCTCCTGTATCTGCGCCTCTTCCTTTACTGTGGAGGGGTTACCAAGTCTCTGAGACATCGTCTCAAGCTGTTAACAAAGAAATTGAGAGCTCAGAATCATCTACAAGCAATGAAAACATAGTCATGTATGAAGATGGCTGGACCTTTCTGGTTCCAGACCTTATTCTGGATCAGACAAACAAGGTTTTATGGAAGATACATTTGGATCTTGAGGCAAGTTGGCTTTCATTAGTTTATCCAGATGACAGTTAATTCTTAGATATGTCGTAAATGTTCAGTATTTAATACTATGTGCTGCAGGCAATTTCCGCTAGCAGCTCAGACAGGACGTCTCTTCTAGAATTCCTGCAGCGAAGGAAGTTGGAAGCAAATAAGGTCCAAACTTTCTGTTAATCTGTGTTTTAGATAGGAGTTTAAAATTTTGCCCAAAAAACAAGATATGAGTCTAAAATAAACATGATGAAGCACCTGTTTGTAGCAGCAAACCGTTTGAGGAATAAATCATAGACAATTGATAAAGAATCTTGGAACTTTAGTTATGGTTTTTGCGCAGTTAGTGAAGTTATATGCAAGTCTAACTTAGGAAATAACTAGTGCTCGTTTCCATATTTAATGGTTTGTAGCGGTTGATGACTCTTTTTCTATGATTACGTGAATTTATAGTGTCTCCAGGAAAAGTGGTTCACGAAAAGTGTTCGGTGTTTGTAGTAATCTTGGTTGGATCTTTTGATGGTGTTGATTACGTTATTGCAGGCCAAACAATTGTGCTTGGGGATAGCAAGGGCTATTATTTTGGAACGTCGACCAGCAACCCAGGTAACTCAGGCAATCGATGTACTAGTCACAGCATATTCCTACTCGGTTAAAGCCGGTACATACAAGGAAATAAAGAACGAAAACGCCACTGCATCTACTCCAACCCCTGGTGCATCTCCTGGTAAAACCTTTGAACctgaaaatgttattttatgcATGAATATGCTAAATGAGTGACAATCTCTTAACACATCTTCTCAACTTATCAACCTTTGGATTCTGAAGATAGCGAAAGACATAGGCAGTCTGGAAGCAAtattgatgaagaagttgagatGAACCTATCATCTGGTTCTCAGGAGAACATGTTTTGTGCTGATGAACAGCAAGAATCTCAACTCTCTTCACCGGCAATTTCACCCGATGAGCTCTACAAGTTTGTATTTACTTCTGTGGAGGAAATGATGGTTGAGGAATCAGAGTACCTAGTTGCTATCATCACCGAGTTCCTTCGCAGGTAAACTAACTTTTTCTTCCGTCTGTTTGTGTTTCCAGAGACTAAAGAAACTTGGTTTTTGCTTTAGATCTAGTCTCAGTTTACCAATTCTGCAGTTTCTTACTTTGATCCTTTGTTGCAGTATAAGTGCAGAAAAACTCAAAGTGGATTTGAACATCTATGTGATGACCATCAAACTTTTAGCTTACAGTAAGCGATTTGCAGAACTGTCGCTATTCACCACAAACAAGGTTTGTTATTCTTCTTTATCTGTGAAGACAAAACCTCCTCTAAGGTTTCTTGTTCTTAGAGTTTAGGCTACATTTATGTGCAGATAATCGAACCATCAAAGGAAGTCGCGTTCCAACTTCTGGATAGTGGTCGTCAAAATATCCGGGTAAGAAAACTTGGGCTTGATATGTTGAGACAGCTCTCCTTGCACCATGATTACATCTCCTCCCTTGTGCAAGATGGATACTATCTTGAAGCTCTGCGATATGCTCAGAAGCATAAGGTATAATATCTTAACAGATGAAAGTACACTATatctggttttggttttgattaattCCGTGTATGCAAATTTGCAGGTGACGAGTGTGCGATCGTCGATGTTCCTAGAAGCAGCATTCGCGTCGAATGATATGCAGCATTTGGCTGCAATTTTGAGGGTCTTGTCGGAATTGATTCCCGGGTTTAAAGAAACTTCTGAATATTACACCTTTTATGGTCTTCTCAATGACACCAGTTCCTCAGTTGCTGTCTGAAGAGAATCTCATACCACATTTTATGTTCAAGAAAGTAAAATGATCTCTGGTTCTTCGACTGGATCTTGATAAATAAATGCTGTTGAACATTTTCTGGTTCCTATATAAGAATAACTATAAGAATTGGTTTTAAGACATCTCTAATGACGAGAAAGGTAAATTAAATTAAGGACCAAAATTAGATACAGTTTTGCTAAGTAGAATAaatatctctttttgtttggtttgatttgatatattcaACATAATTTGTCTAAACACTGTCATCTTCAAATTGTTTGttaaactttcatttttttagtaGGTCCAAGCTGTGACTAAGACACTTCAATGTACTACTAATTATCTCTGTAaactccaattttttttttcttcaccaaGTAGTCTCGTGAATCTCAATTGGATggcaataaataaaaaacaaaatcctttgCCATCAACTGCCAAAGTCAAAgtcacaaattaaaaaactataaaattattcTTCTCAAGATTTTCGAGACTTCTTTTATTCGAtggaaaaaactaaaatcgtCACTCTCTCTCCTAACTGTATCCGTGAAGGCAAAAAATACGTATAAACAGATACGTACAGAGAAACGTAAGTATGTAAGTATACTCGTCTAGCTTTCTCTCTCAGCTGTACCTTTTTATTATGGTGTTTTTGGTAACGAGAAAACCAAACCCACACAACATTCAATTGAAATTGCGACTTTCGATTTAAAACTCTCTTTAACTACAATCGCTATCCACGAACAATCTGATTGATTCTCTCTCTGAgatctctctatctatctatctatctctcttctcttaccTTTTCAATACGATTTCGGATTCTGAGCTGCGATGCTTCTTTGATTCACTTGAGAGgtactctctttctctgtcttCTTATGGAATTTTATCAAATGCCGTTAGGTTTCTGAGAAATCCGGTGATAATTCGATGATTTCTTACATAGTAGCgattattggtttttttttgaattgtcCATTTCGTGCTTCTCTGCGATTATGATTCTCTGATTTCATTTCACGTCATCGCTTGCTCTTTAGCTGTTTTCATCGCTTTTTTGCcccaaattttttaattgcaACTTTTTCTGTTTGTGCGGCTTCGGCATGAACTGTGAGGAAAGCGAGGGTCCTACTGCGTAAGTTTAGGCTTTTAGCTTAGTGTTTATTGGTCAAATTCACTTTTTTGGCAATTTTAATTTCATGGAAAGCTAGAAACAACCTTAATATAAACTGCTTACTTTTCATGGTTTTTAGTGTTGTTGTTAGAGCTGACGTAACAAAGGTTTCTATAATTGGTTTGATTAGTAAATTTTGGTCATTTCCTTCATTTTTCAGTTAGTCATTTCTTCAGATGTTTAGAAATGGGAAATGCTTTATGCTTGAGGTTTATCACTATttattgattgttgttttttcgTGTCTGTATTCagtgttttggagttttgACTACGACTTGTGATGGCATCTAGACAAGGATCAAAATCGAGAAAAGCAGGGTTAAAGGGTGCTGATTCTACTGCATCTTCGACAACCTCGTCTTCGAAGCTTTATCAAGAGACTTCTATAGATGGCCATAGCTCCCCTGCTTCTTCATCTGCTCAAAGCAAGCAGCAGTTCTTCTCACCAGATCCCTTACCACAAACTGCTCAGCGGTCTAAAGAAAACGTCACAGTGACAGTTCGCTTTCGCCCACTCAGGTTCTTGGTGATATGTTTACATACGCTTGCAAAAATTAGGTTGATGTTTGTTCTGCGAATTTGACATACCTTATCCTCGATGTAGTCCAAGGGAAATTCGCCAAGGGGAGGAGGTTGCATGGTATGCAGATGGGGAAACTATCGTGCGAAATGAGCATAATCCGACAATAGCTTATGCCTATGGTTAGTCTTGACAGTTTGATTAGTGTCATGGATTTTTCAGAATCATCATAAATAATTGCATGTGGGCATTACTTCACTCAAGAATAACAAATGAACAATTATAGTATTATTCGTATGTGGTATATATTTCAACTTCTTATTATGTCTTACAGAATGAAGACAGTGATTTAATTGGATATTCTTCCTTATTTGATGTTTGGATCTTGCATGTTGTTTTCTGTCAGTTAATGATTTATTCTCCTTCCTGCAGACCGTGTCTTTGGACCTACAACCACAACACGCAATGTCTATGATATTGCTGCACACCATGTTGTTAATGGGGCTATGGAGGGGATAAATGGTATGAACTGAACAGATTTAAGGGCCAATCTAGTTTGTAATAAGATCAATTTCTATTTTGACTCATTTATGGAAAAGCAtgatttttttccatattCTTATGTTGAAAGACTTAGTTCTGTGATATTGATCATTTAGGCTATATCAACAAGGTTTATCCTAATTCAAAAGaatcatgaaaaaaatactcatGAGTGAGATTTTTGACGTAGCTGACctaataaatgttaaaatctTCACACTAATTTGACTTCAATGTGCGTACCACTTGATTTTAATATAGTAACAATGAATGTTGATTATACTTCAGGGACCATTTTCGCATATGGAGTGACAAGCAGTGGAAAGACACACACAATGCATGTAAGAGTCCTTCATCTGGAtactttttgttcttcagcTTGTTACATAAAAGAAAGTATTTTTGGTATATCTTCCTACAATGTAGTTTAATGTGTCATTATTGTATAATGCTTTATCAGAAAGTCTCATATTTATATCTTTCCCCTCTGACTAGATTACTGAGCTGATAGATTTGGTTGATGTTTTTGGTCCAAATGTCAGGGTGACCAGAGATCTCCTGGTATTATACCGTTAGCAGTGAAAGATGCTTTCAGCATCATCCAAGAGGTACTTGTTAggatattgtttttttcatattccTTGGCCCAAGTACTAGCGACCtcacatatttattttcttacagaCTCCTAATCGAGAATTTCTTCTGCGTATTTCCTACATGGAAATATATAATGAGGTGCTATTATTTACCTacttttcttctctgctcCGTTGTCTATAGTCAATTTTCAACAGTAGTGGAGTGATAAGAATACGctgctttttaattttccttaAAGATTACTATCCTTAAGGTTCACCTTATTTCAGGTTGTCAATGATTTGTTGAATCCAGCAGGACACAATTTGAGGATCAGAGAAGACAAGCAGGTGCGTTTCAGCTTCAGGTTCTCTTTGTTGCTTTTCTGTTGAAAACATGCGTAGTGCTACTCTCACTGACTTGTAATATCTTTGTTATGATTACAGTGGTCATAGAATCCCAAAACCTTCgcatcatatttttatatattaggAAACCATTTTTGAGCTGCCTGAAAAAAATACCTACTCCATTTTTCTTGCGAAATTTTATCTCTATGGGGACTCTGATATTACAATGTTAATATGTGATCCTTCGTTTAGTTGATCCTTTTAATAATCATTTGAACTGAGTATTTTATAATGAGCTTGTCATGACTTCTATTGCTACAAGTGTCTTTCTCCAAGTTAATCACTTGAacttatcttttttattgACTCTAGGGAACCTTTGTCGAAGGgattaaagaagaagttgttttATCCCCTGCTCATGCGCTTTCTCTTATTGCAGCTGGAGAAGGTATGTGGTGCTTCCACTTTCCCTTTTATTCAAAGGAAAAGGTTTACTTTACAACCATACAACTCCAGCAAAGACTGTTTCAGTCGTTGtatatttattacaaaattgtttATCAGAAAGTGTACTCCTCCACATGCTTGAGGCTATACTGAACGTTGAAAagtgtgtttttgtttttctttattgtgaTAGAGtaattctctctcttttttttccagtAAATCCCTTTCATTCTTAAACCTTGTCATGATCTAGTTAATTCTCGTCATCGTTTGCTTATCAGTTAATGCATATTGATAGAGATCTTGTCCTCATGACAGAGCAACGACATGTTGGAtccacaaattttaatttgctCAGCAGCCGGAGCCATACAATATTTACGTTGGTATGTTAATATTCtctttgaaatattaaaaactggTATCTTTGTGCAGTTGCTATATCATTTCATCACGTGATTacatttatgatattgatggatatacaaaaaatctgagtttattttgtattactATTAGGTTAAAAGGTAAAAGTCAGTAGTTCTTTTATTCATACAATCGCCTTATTGCTTAAAAATGGAATACTGAAGAATTATACGTCTTTTTTCAGCACAAGTTGTGTatcatgttcttcttccaTATGATTTCTTCTGTTTAAGGAATTACTGTTCTCCTTTACTCTAATCGTAGTTGTTTAGTCACATTAACTCATGTAGCTGTATTGTTTCTGAAAAATGATCAACTAATTTGGATGCAGACGATAGAAAGTAGTCCCTTAGGTGACAAGAGTAAAGGTGAAGCTGTACACCTCTCACAACTGGTAAGTTCATCTTGTATCCAGTGATGATCAATCcttttaatatgtttattagttgcattttctgaaaatttaaaaGGTGAACATCTGATATTAACTACTACCCATAATTTCTCTCATATCTGCAGAACCTCGTTGATCTGGCAGGTTCCGAGAGTTCAAAGGTTGAAACCAGTGGTGTAAGACGCAAAGAAggatcatatataaataaaagtttgcTGACGTTAGGGACTGTAAGTTTTTTCGTACCACAGTTTTCACTTAGTTAACAATAAGTTTTGGGGTGCAGTTAAAATCCAAGGACTTCTTTGACATGTCCTTTTAAAGCAGGTCTGATAAGAAAATTGCTTTCTTTTATGTTGTATACATATTAGAGCCTAAATATTAAGCACACTTTCTACCCCTCTATATTTTGAGACTTGCAGATTAAACATATAGTTACATACATTACTTTAGGTCTTTtacattttagatttttagtACTTAGCCAGTTCAACTGTAGAATCACCTTTCCGCATTTGCATCATTTTGCTTGCTACTCTTATTTCCAATTTGTTCTTGTCCAAACCTTACAGTTAAACCTTACAAGTATTCTCCTTTGGGCTGAATTTTATTAGTTCTATTGTGAGGTTATAGGTGATATCAAAGCTTACGGATGTGAGGGCTTCACATGTACCATACAGAGACTCTAAGTTAACCAGGATCCTTCAGTCCTCATTGAGTGGTCATGACCGAGTATCTGTAAGTCTTGTTTAAGCTGTTCTCAATCCTCGTGGtacaataaatataaaatgcaCAACATGATCTTTATAGTAGTATACTTTACTGATTAGTTTTTCTCTCTGGATATGGTAGCTCATTTGTACCGTCACTCCTGCATCAAGCAGTTCGGAAGAAACACACAATACACTGAAATTTGCTCATCGTGCAAAGCATATTGAGATTCAAGCTGAACAAAACAAGGTTTTCCACGCATATCTTCTTTCAGCTCTTATCTTTTGTACTGAAGgtcttttttggtttctaactCTAGAAAACTGTAGATAATTGATGAGAAATCATTAATCAAGAAGTACCAACGCGAGATTCGTCAACTGAAGGAAGAGTTGGAACAGCTTAAACAGGAAATTGTACCAGTTCCTCAGCTGAAGGATATTGGTGCAGATGATATTGTTCTTCTGAAGCAGAAGGTATgcttgaaatttttgttcGGCACTGATGTTTTCTGAGAACAATTTGTCAGAAAGAGATTATGGCAGATAGAGGTCAAATTTGATAGAGGTCATTCTGGACACAAAATGCGACAGTTTTTCAATACTACCACTGTTTCCGtccattttatttatattctatTAGACAAGTGTGAGGACGTTTTATGTCATTGCCTTTTGGTTTACAATCAAGCATTTGAGAGAAGCTGAAGTAAcctggttttgttgtttttggctATATAACGTGATGATAAAAGCTAGAAGATGGTCAAGTCAAGCTGCAATCTAGActcgaagaagaggaagaagctaaAGCAGCTCTCCTGAGTCGAATCCAAAGATTGACGAAATTAATTTTGGTGTCGACTAAAAATCCACAAGCATCTCGATTACCTCATCGTTTTAATCCGCGGAGGAGACATTCATTTGGGGAAGAAGAGGTAGAACCACTGATTTATGCTGGATAATATACAAATTCTTTCCATCTTTTCTTCTGATGATGGTTCACTTTGATCTGAAAGACTTTAGATCTATTATAGCACACAAATTTACTAGCTTCTTTGGCTGATCTTGGTTGATGATGTATATTCAGCTTGCTTACCTACCATACAAGAGGCGGGACATGATGGACGATGAGCAACTTGACCTGTATGTT from Arabidopsis thaliana chromosome 3, partial sequence includes these protein-coding regions:
- a CDS encoding C18orf8 (FUNCTIONS IN: molecular_function unknown; INVOLVED IN: biological_process unknown; EXPRESSED IN: sperm cell, cultured cell; CONTAINS InterPro DOMAIN/s: Colon cancer-associated Mic1-like (InterPro:IPR009755); Has 30201 Blast hits to 17322 proteins in 780 species: Archae - 12; Bacteria - 1396; Metazoa - 17338; Fungi - 3422; Plants - 5037; Viruses - 0; Other Eukaryotes - 2996 (source: NCBI BLink).), which produces MNSSAQAGVGSGALSHVYIHHPSLRCNIPESNGLFYDDANRLLICTTSSQVFSWETSPFNPDVPPSVDSISEGPILSIRFSLDKKAIAVQRSDCEIQLFNRETKQILNHKCKAGSESILGFFWSDSPLCDLAIVKTSGMDLFACDSMLNSLRLVETKKANVNWYIYTHETRLVLLASGLQCKTFNGFQLSTAGVVRLPRFEMTMARSESNSKPILSAGDLHLVTVYGRIYCLQVDREAMLLHLYRFYRDAVVQQGSLPIYSSKLSVNVVDNLLLVHQIDAKVVIIYDLFVDSRAPVSAPLPLLWRGYQVSETSSQAVNKEIESSESSTSNENIVMYEDGWTFLVPDLILDQTNKVLWKIHLDLEAISASSSDRTSLLEFLQRRKLEANKAKQLCLGIARAIILERRPATQVTQAIDVLVTAYSYSVKAGTYKEIKNENATASTPTPGASPDSERHRQSGSNIDEEVEMNLSSGSQENMFCADEQQESQLSSPAISPDELYKFVFTSVEEMMVEESEYLVAIITEFLRSISAEKLKVDLNIYVMTIKLLAYSKRFAELSLFTTNKIIEPSKEVAFQLLDSGRQNIRVRKLGLDMLRQLSLHHDYISSLVQDGYYLEALRYAQKHKVTSVRSSMFLEAAFASNDMQHLAAILRVLSELIPGFKETSEYYTFYGLLNDTSSSVAV
- a CDS encoding P-loop containing nucleoside triphosphate hydrolases superfamily protein; translation: MASRQGSKSRKAGLKGADSTASSTTSSSKLYQETSIDGHSSPASSSAQSKQQFFSPDPLPQTAQRSKENVTVTVRFRPLSPREIRQGEEVAWYADGETIVRNEHNPTIAYAYDRVFGPTTTTRNVYDIAAHHVVNGAMEGINGTIFAYGVTSSGKTHTMHGDQRSPGIIPLAVKDAFSIIQETPNREFLLRISYMEIYNEVVNDLLNPAGHNLRIREDKQGTFVEGIKEEVVLSPAHALSLIAAGEEQRHVGSTNFNLLSSRSHTIFTLTIESSPLGDKSKGEAVHLSQLNLVDLAGSESSKVETSGVRRKEGSYINKSLLTLGTVISKLTDVRASHVPYRDSKLTRILQSSLSGHDRVSLICTVTPASSSSEETHNTLKFAHRAKHIEIQAEQNKIIDEKSLIKKYQREIRQLKEELEQLKQEIVPVPQLKDIGADDIVLLKQKLEDGQVKLQSRLEEEEEAKAALLSRIQRLTKLILVSTKNPQASRLPHRFNPRRRHSFGEEELAYLPYKRRDMMDDEQLDLYVSVEGNHEIRDNAYREEKKTRKHGLLNWLKPKKRDHSSSASDQSSVVKSNSTPSTPQGGGSHLHTESRLSEGSPLMEQLSEPREDREALEDSSHEMEIPETSNKMSDELDLLREQKKILSEEAALQLSSLKRMSDEAAKSPQNEEINEEIKVLNDDIKAKNDQIATLERQIMDFVMTSHEALDKSDIMQAVAELRDQLNEKSFELEVKAADNRIIQQTLNEKTCECEVLQEEVANLKQQLSEALELAQGTKIKELKQDAKELSESKEQLELRNRKLAEESSYAKGLASAAAVELKALSEEVAKLMNQNERLAAELATQKSPIAQRNKTGTTTNVRNNGRRESLAKRQEHDSPSMELKRELRMSKERELSYEAALGEKEQREAELERILEETKQREAYLENELANMWVLVSKLRRSQGADSEISDSISETRQTEQTEGSF
- a CDS encoding P-loop containing nucleoside triphosphate hydrolases superfamily protein, encoding MASRQGSKSRKAGLKGADSTASSTTSSSKLYQETSIDGHSSPASSSAQSKQQFFSPDPLPQTAQRSKENVTVTVRFRPLSPREIRQGEEVAWYADGETIVRNEHNPTIAYAYDRVFGPTTTTRNVYDIAAHHVVNGAMEGINGTIFAYGVTSSGKTHTMHGDQRSPGIIPLAVKDAFSIIQETPNREFLLRISYMEIYNEVVNDLLNPAGHNLRIREDKQGTFVEGIKEEVVLSPAHALSLIAAGEEQRHVGSTNFNLLSSRSHTIFTLTIESSPLGDKSKGEAVHLSQLNLVDLAGSESSKVETSGVRRKEGSYINKSLLTLGTVISKLTDVRASHVPYRDSKLTRILQSSLSGHDRVSLICTVTPASSSSEETHNTLKFAHRAKHIEIQAEQNKIIDEKSLIKKYQREIRQLKEELEQLKQEIVPVPQLKDIGADDIVLLKQKLEDGQVKLQSRLEEEEEAKAALLSRIQRLTKLILVSTKNPQASRLPHRFNPRRRHSFGEEELAYLPYKRRDMMDDEQLDLYVSVEGNHEIRDNAYREEKKTRKHGLLNWLKPKKRDHSSSASDQSSVVKSNSTPSTPQGGGSHLHTESRLSEGSPLMEQLSEPREDREALEDSSHEMEIPETSNKMSDELDLLREQKKILSEEAALQLSSLKRMSDEAAKSPQNEEINEEIKVLNDDIKAKNDQIATLERQIMDFVMTSHEALDKSDIMQAVAELRDQLNEKSFELEVIELFLFMQFFFIYAEVRDGFAIAWIRLFILAQYYLSSYLNKVSSVYIIKYQYSKRQTILTMKLMVCSTLFSHSSSCLQVKAADNRIIQQTLNEKTCECEVLQEEVANLKQQLSEALELAQGTKIKELKQDAKELSESKEQLELRNRKLAEESSYAKGLASAAAVELKALSEEVAKLMNQNERLAAELATQKSPIAQRNKTGTTTNVRNNGRRESLAKRQEHDSPSMELKRELRMSKERELSYEAALGEKEQREAELERILEETKQREAYLENELANMWVLVSKLRRSQGADSEISDSISETRQTEQTEGSF